A single window of Flavobacterium aestivum DNA harbors:
- a CDS encoding porin family protein produces the protein MRLFLGCFLFLSFFKGFSQGKEFSIDTLHVKIDSLYREDQFYTGLIYNSLLNKPSDFSQQRVSFGFSAGFLRDMPVNKSRTVAIAPGIGFVYNNYIQNLAITGTNENPIYTVIPSTENYHRNKFEQFLVEIPIEFRWRTSTPEVYKFWRIYGGFKFSYLLLDRSVYDNQTKIIIRNNKDFNEFLYGAYISAGYNTINLYAYYGLNSLFKSTAKVNDESIKMNALSIGIMFYIL, from the coding sequence ATGCGGTTATTTCTTGGTTGTTTCCTTTTTCTATCATTTTTCAAAGGGTTTTCTCAAGGGAAAGAATTTTCAATTGATACATTACATGTCAAAATAGATTCGCTTTATAGAGAAGATCAATTCTACACAGGATTGATTTATAATTCGCTTTTAAATAAACCTTCGGATTTTTCACAGCAAAGAGTTTCATTTGGTTTTTCTGCTGGGTTTCTAAGGGATATGCCTGTAAATAAAAGTAGAACAGTTGCAATAGCACCTGGTATTGGATTCGTTTATAATAATTATATTCAAAATCTTGCCATTACAGGTACGAACGAAAATCCCATTTATACCGTAATTCCTTCCACAGAAAATTATCACAGAAATAAATTTGAACAGTTCCTTGTAGAAATTCCAATCGAATTTAGATGGCGTACTTCAACTCCGGAAGTATATAAATTTTGGAGGATTTATGGGGGATTTAAATTTAGTTATCTGTTATTAGACAGATCGGTTTATGATAATCAAACAAAAATAATCATCAGAAATAATAAAGATTTTAATGAATTTCTTTATGGAGCCTATATTTCTGCGGGGTATAATACTATAAATTTATACGCTTATTATGGTTTGAATTCCCTTTTTAAATCAACAGCAAAA